From a single Pseudomonas sp. A34-9 genomic region:
- a CDS encoding GyrI-like domain-containing protein, translating into MDEQKRVEVAEPRFEHGHFLLIAGFRGRFTQDTAKDIPALWEKFLPHLGNIPGQKNEVTYGVCSNFDGKGGFDYIAGVEISKLDDLDQKVYQWVEVLPRQYAVFEHKGPLEQLPQTLQYIYKTWLPTSHYVELNAPELERYSADFNPKLHTGKLEICVPVDTKA; encoded by the coding sequence ATGGATGAGCAAAAACGCGTCGAAGTGGCTGAACCTCGCTTCGAACATGGACACTTCCTGCTGATTGCAGGTTTCCGCGGTCGATTTACCCAAGACACAGCAAAAGACATTCCGGCGCTGTGGGAAAAGTTCTTGCCGCACCTGGGAAATATCCCGGGGCAAAAGAACGAAGTGACCTACGGTGTCTGCAGCAATTTCGATGGCAAGGGTGGCTTCGATTACATCGCCGGGGTGGAAATCAGCAAACTCGATGACCTCGACCAGAAGGTCTACCAGTGGGTGGAAGTGCTGCCCCGGCAATACGCCGTATTCGAGCACAAGGGACCGCTCGAACAATTGCCGCAAACCCTGCAGTACATCTACAAAACCTGGCTGCCGACCTCTCACTACGTGGAGCTCAACGCCCCGGAGCTGGAGCGCTACAGCGCCGATTTCAATCCGAAGCTGCACACCGGCAAACTGGAAATCTGCGTGCCGGTCGATACCAAGGCCTGA
- a CDS encoding GNAT family N-acetyltransferase, with the protein MSAQLVPYDSLNALQRQQVEAIEIHAEQIKFSGDIHGALHTLLSKPGPGVKGFALLADDVPVAFLLLKRPPVLPAWADEHSATLHALQVDHRAQGKGYGKACLQALPEVARQAWPEIKGLELSVDADNDAAIALYAKHGYVDSGEAYKGRIGYERRMGLFF; encoded by the coding sequence GTGTCAGCCCAACTCGTGCCGTACGACAGCCTGAACGCCTTGCAGCGTCAGCAAGTCGAAGCGATTGAAATCCATGCCGAGCAGATCAAGTTTTCCGGCGATATCCACGGGGCCTTGCACACCCTGCTGTCGAAACCCGGCCCGGGCGTGAAGGGCTTTGCGCTGCTGGCGGATGACGTGCCGGTGGCGTTTCTTCTGCTCAAACGCCCACCCGTCTTGCCGGCCTGGGCTGATGAGCACAGCGCAACATTGCATGCGTTGCAGGTCGATCACCGCGCGCAGGGCAAGGGTTACGGCAAGGCCTGCCTGCAAGCGTTGCCCGAAGTCGCGCGTCAGGCCTGGCCGGAAATCAAAGGACTGGAATTGTCGGTGGACGCAGACAACGACGCGGCGATCGCGCTCTACGCCAAGCACGGCTACGTCGACAGCGGCGAAGCGTACAAGGGCCGGATCGGTTACGAACGGCGCATGGGGCTGTTTTTCTAA
- a CDS encoding inorganic phosphate transporter, whose amino-acid sequence MATPSLTASTASAASGRPALDKKTSPFTYVIFFAVLAMGMLFTAYSLMHDMHELGTAVTTWTPFLLLGVALLIALGFEFVNGFHDTANAVATVIYTHSLPPNVAVVWSGFFNFLGVLLSSGAVAFGIIALLPVELILQVGSSAGFAMIFALLIAAILWNLGTWWLGLPASSSHTLIGSIIGVGVANALMHGRDGTSGVDWAQATKIGYALLLSPLVGFGCAALLLLALRAFVKNRSLYKAPEGNTPPPWWIRGLLIATCTGVSFAHGSNDGQKGMGLIMLILVGTLPMAYALNRTMPEEQSLQFAAVAQVTQQALVKSAPLPAPADPRPILSDYVRSKQATPQLIPALAALTGHIGEEVKGYGSLAKVPAEAMGNVRNDMYLASETIRLMDKNKAGNFDADTSGKLQLFKQQIDNATRFIPLWVKIAVAIALGLGTMVGWKRIVVTVGEKIGKTHLTYAQGASAETVAMLTIGAADMFGLPVSTTHVLSSGVAGTMVANGGGLQMKTIRNLLMAWVLTLPAAILLSGSLYWLFTQIF is encoded by the coding sequence ATGGCTACTCCCTCCCTGACCGCAAGCACCGCGTCCGCCGCCAGCGGCAGGCCGGCCCTTGATAAAAAAACCAGCCCGTTTACCTACGTGATCTTTTTTGCGGTATTGGCGATGGGGATGCTGTTCACCGCCTACAGCCTGATGCACGACATGCATGAGCTGGGTACCGCGGTCACCACCTGGACGCCATTCCTGCTGCTCGGTGTGGCGCTGCTGATTGCGCTGGGTTTCGAGTTCGTCAACGGTTTCCACGACACCGCCAACGCCGTGGCCACGGTGATCTACACCCACTCGCTGCCGCCGAATGTCGCCGTGGTCTGGTCGGGGTTCTTCAACTTCCTCGGCGTGCTGCTTTCGAGCGGCGCAGTGGCGTTCGGCATCATCGCTTTACTGCCGGTGGAGCTGATTCTGCAAGTCGGATCATCCGCCGGTTTCGCGATGATCTTCGCGCTGCTGATCGCCGCGATTCTGTGGAACCTCGGCACCTGGTGGCTGGGCTTGCCGGCCTCGTCGTCGCACACGCTGATCGGTTCGATCATCGGTGTCGGTGTGGCCAATGCCTTGATGCACGGGCGCGACGGCACCAGCGGTGTCGACTGGGCGCAGGCGACCAAGATCGGTTACGCGCTGCTGCTGTCGCCACTGGTGGGTTTCGGTTGTGCGGCGTTGTTGTTGCTGGCACTGCGCGCTTTCGTGAAGAACCGTTCACTGTACAAAGCCCCTGAAGGCAACACCCCGCCGCCCTGGTGGATTCGCGGTTTGCTGATCGCCACGTGCACCGGCGTGTCCTTCGCCCACGGCTCCAACGACGGCCAGAAAGGCATGGGCCTGATCATGCTGATTCTGGTCGGCACCCTGCCAATGGCCTATGCCTTGAACCGCACCATGCCGGAAGAACAGTCGCTGCAGTTTGCCGCCGTAGCGCAAGTCACCCAGCAAGCGCTGGTGAAAAGTGCACCGCTGCCGGCGCCCGCCGATCCACGGCCGATCCTTTCCGATTACGTGCGCAGCAAGCAAGCCACGCCGCAACTGATCCCCGCCCTCGCCGCTCTCACCGGGCACATCGGCGAAGAGGTCAAAGGCTACGGCTCGCTGGCGAAAGTCCCGGCCGAAGCCATGGGCAACGTGCGCAACGACATGTACCTGGCCAGCGAAACCATTCGCTTGATGGACAAGAACAAGGCCGGCAATTTCGACGCCGACACCAGCGGCAAACTGCAATTGTTCAAACAGCAGATCGACAACGCCACGCGGTTTATTCCGCTGTGGGTGAAGATCGCCGTGGCCATCGCGCTCGGTCTGGGCACCATGGTGGGCTGGAAGCGGATTGTGGTGACGGTCGGCGAGAAGATCGGCAAGACGCACCTGACGTATGCGCAAGGCGCGTCGGCGGAAACCGTGGCGATGCTGACCATTGGCGCGGCGGACATGTTCGGTTTGCCGGTGTCGACGACGCACGTGTTGTCTTCGGGTGTGGCCGGGACCATGGTCGCTAACGGTGGCGGGTTGCAGATGAAGACCATCCGCAATCTGTTGATGGCGTGGGTGCTGACGCTGCCGGCGGCGATCCTGCTGTCGGGCAGCCTGTACTGGCTGTTCACCCAGATCTTCTGA
- a CDS encoding transporter encodes MNHSLDISHRDPDLFGLLYGFRFLPGERGREVDSATALRCLQDDNDTGEFLWLHLNLAHAACERWMKSHLQLPEEFFEALHEGSRSTRIEHVDSALLAVVNDVVFNLSSMVSSDVSTLWVCVRSKLIVSARLQPLHSVDKLRSSVKAGERFRSPSELLVHLLRDQGEVLTQIVRKTSLSVDQIEDELLSSRLSTNRAELGANRRVLVRLQRLLALEPGSLLRLLNRPPPWLQKEDVKELRKSTEEFALIINDLTALGERIKLLQEEIAANLNEQSNRTLFTLTVVTVLALPINIIAGFFGMNVGGVPLSQDPEGFWILVALVATFTVIAGRWAFRKRGDY; translated from the coding sequence ATGAACCACAGCCTCGACATCAGTCATCGCGATCCTGATCTGTTTGGCCTGCTCTACGGCTTTCGTTTCCTGCCCGGTGAGCGTGGCCGCGAAGTCGACTCGGCGACAGCGTTGCGCTGCTTGCAGGACGACAACGACACGGGCGAATTCCTTTGGCTGCACCTCAATCTGGCGCATGCGGCGTGCGAGCGCTGGATGAAAAGTCATCTGCAATTGCCCGAGGAATTTTTCGAAGCGCTGCACGAAGGCTCGCGGTCGACGCGCATCGAGCATGTCGACTCGGCGTTATTGGCGGTGGTCAACGATGTGGTGTTCAACCTCAGCAGCATGGTTTCCTCCGACGTGTCGACGCTGTGGGTCTGCGTGCGCAGCAAACTGATCGTCAGCGCGCGCCTGCAACCGCTGCACTCGGTGGACAAACTGCGCTCGTCGGTGAAGGCCGGCGAGCGCTTTCGTTCGCCTTCGGAACTGCTGGTGCATCTGCTGCGCGATCAGGGCGAAGTGTTGACGCAGATCGTGCGCAAGACCAGCCTGAGCGTCGATCAGATCGAGGACGAATTGCTCTCCTCGCGCCTGTCGACCAACCGCGCCGAGCTCGGCGCCAACCGGCGGGTGTTGGTGCGCTTGCAACGGCTGCTGGCACTGGAGCCGGGGTCGCTGCTGCGCCTGCTCAACCGGCCACCGCCGTGGTTGCAGAAGGAGGACGTCAAGGAACTGCGCAAGTCCACCGAGGAGTTTGCCCTGATCATCAACGACCTCACCGCCCTCGGTGAGCGGATCAAGTTGTTGCAGGAAGAGATCGCCGCCAACCTCAATGAACAGAGCAACCGCACACTGTTTACCCTGACGGTGGTGACGGTGCTGGCATTGCCGATCAACATCATTGCCGGTTTTTTCGGGATGAATGTGGGTGGCGTGCCGTTGTCGCAAGACCCGGAGGGGTTCTGGATATTGGTCGCGCTGGTGGCGACGTTTACGGTGATTGCCGGGCGTTGGGCCTTCCGTAAACGCGGGGATTACTGA
- a CDS encoding YciI family protein, with product MKYLCLVYSDERLLHSSPDSPQDAECWAYAESIEGSGRMVAAEALESVQTATTVRMRNGKLSITDGPFAETKEQLAGFYLIDAKDLNEALQVAGNIPAARVGSVEVRPVRQLNV from the coding sequence ATGAAGTATTTATGCCTGGTTTACAGCGATGAGCGCCTGCTGCATTCATCGCCCGACAGCCCGCAAGACGCTGAATGCTGGGCCTACGCAGAGTCGATCGAGGGCAGTGGGCGGATGGTCGCTGCCGAAGCGCTGGAGTCGGTGCAGACTGCCACCACGGTGCGCATGCGCAACGGCAAGTTGTCGATCACCGATGGCCCGTTCGCCGAAACCAAGGAGCAATTGGCCGGCTTCTACCTGATCGACGCCAAGGACCTCAACGAAGCGCTCCAGGTCGCCGGCAACATTCCGGCGGCGCGGGTTGGCAGCGTTGAAGTGCGCCCGGTGCGGCAGTTGAATGTCTGA
- a CDS encoding SDR family oxidoreductase, translated as MNRKIALITGASRGLGKNAALHLAAQGVDIIGTYHSRADEAQALVSELQALGAKAVMLQLDVGRSDSFADFATRVEQALTQTFERQRFDFLINNAGVGLHVSFAETSVEQFDMLMNVHFKGPFFLTQQLLPLINDGGRIINISSGLARFTIPGASAYAAMKGAIEVLTRYQAKELGARQIAVNTLAPGAIETDFGGGTVRDNAAVNAMVADNTALGRAGQRDDIGGALALLLSPDAQWINGQRVEASGGMFL; from the coding sequence ATGAACCGCAAAATCGCATTGATCACCGGTGCCAGTCGTGGCCTGGGCAAAAACGCCGCACTGCACCTCGCCGCTCAAGGCGTCGACATCATCGGCACTTATCACAGCCGCGCCGATGAGGCTCAGGCGCTGGTCAGCGAACTGCAAGCACTCGGCGCCAAAGCCGTGATGCTGCAACTGGACGTTGGCCGCAGCGACAGCTTTGCCGATTTCGCCACTCGGGTTGAGCAAGCCCTGACGCAAACGTTCGAACGTCAGCGTTTTGATTTCCTGATCAACAACGCCGGGGTCGGTCTGCATGTCAGTTTTGCCGAGACCAGCGTTGAGCAATTCGACATGCTGATGAACGTGCATTTCAAAGGGCCGTTCTTCCTGACTCAGCAACTGCTGCCATTGATTAACGACGGCGGCCGGATCATCAACATATCCAGCGGCCTTGCGCGTTTCACCATCCCCGGTGCCAGTGCTTATGCGGCGATGAAAGGCGCGATCGAGGTGCTGACCCGCTATCAGGCGAAAGAACTGGGCGCGCGGCAGATTGCCGTGAACACCCTGGCACCGGGTGCGATTGAAACCGATTTTGGTGGCGGCACCGTTCGCGACAATGCCGCGGTGAATGCGATGGTCGCCGACAACACCGCGCTCGGGCGCGCTGGGCAGCGGGATGACATTGGCGGGGCATTGGCGTTGTTGCTGTCGCCGGATGCGCAGTGGATCAATGGCCAGCGGGTTGAGGCCTCCGGCGGTATGTTCCTCTAA
- a CDS encoding pyridoxamine 5'-phosphate oxidase family protein produces MIDSIEALEAIYGLPHERAVRKQIGFLNEDYQAMVRVSPLVIVSSVGADGLDNSPRGDAPGFVRIIDERTLALPDRPGNNRIDTLRNVLQDSRVSLLFIIPGIGETLRVNGTATISAEPELLESFAVNGKPAKTVLLVTVEAAFFHCSKAFVRSDAWNPETHLPRSALPSAGAFHKRLNDGEFDAETYDREAPKRVNDTLY; encoded by the coding sequence ATGATCGATTCAATCGAAGCACTGGAAGCTATTTACGGATTGCCCCACGAACGTGCGGTGCGCAAGCAGATCGGCTTTCTCAACGAGGATTATCAGGCGATGGTGCGCGTCTCGCCGCTGGTGATCGTCAGCTCGGTGGGGGCTGATGGCCTCGACAATTCGCCGCGCGGGGATGCACCGGGGTTTGTGCGGATCATCGATGAGCGCACGCTGGCCCTGCCGGATCGCCCGGGCAATAACCGCATCGATACCTTGCGCAATGTGCTGCAGGATTCGCGGGTGTCGCTGTTGTTCATCATCCCGGGGATTGGCGAGACCTTGCGGGTCAATGGCACCGCGACGATCAGCGCTGAGCCTGAGCTGCTGGAAAGCTTTGCGGTGAATGGCAAACCGGCGAAAACGGTGTTGCTGGTGACGGTGGAAGCGGCGTTCTTTCATTGCTCGAAAGCCTTCGTCCGCTCGGATGCGTGGAATCCTGAAACGCATCTGCCGCGCTCGGCCCTGCCCTCTGCCGGTGCCTTCCACAAACGTCTGAACGATGGCGAGTTCGACGCCGAAACCTACGACCGGGAAGCGCCGAAAAGAGTAAACGACACCCTTTACTAA
- a CDS encoding RNA polymerase sigma factor, translating to MSEVRARVEQVYREDSRRILATLIRLLGDFDLAEEALHEAFFVAVERWQRDGVPDNPRTWLVSTGRFKAIDVLRRRARFKASQPLLLAQLEELEQADWSGEDVEDDRLRLIFTCCHPALAADAQVPLTLREVCDLTTEEIARAFLAAPAAIAQRIVRAKAKIRDAKIPYQVPSLSELPERLDSVLRVIYLVFNEGYSASGGAEVTREDLTREAIRLGRLLMELLPEPEVMGLLAMMLLHESRRLARTSPSGELVLLDDQDRSRWDAGLIAEGCALVERALTTRRFGPYCLQAAIAAVHAEAPSAAETDWEQIVGLYDVLLRAVPSPVIELNRAVAVAKRDGALNGLNLIEGILARGELQDYHLAHSARAEFCRQLGRVEEARAAYLRALELTRQEPERRFIEGRLMALELPSP from the coding sequence ATGTCTGAAGTCCGGGCGCGGGTCGAGCAGGTCTATCGCGAAGACTCGCGGCGGATTCTGGCGACGCTGATTCGCCTGCTCGGCGATTTCGACCTCGCCGAAGAAGCCTTGCACGAGGCGTTCTTCGTCGCGGTCGAGCGCTGGCAGCGCGACGGCGTACCGGACAACCCGCGCACCTGGCTGGTCTCCACCGGACGCTTTAAGGCCATTGACGTATTGCGCCGACGCGCGCGGTTCAAGGCTTCGCAGCCATTGTTGTTGGCGCAACTGGAAGAACTGGAGCAGGCTGACTGGAGTGGCGAGGACGTGGAAGACGATCGTCTGCGGCTGATCTTCACCTGTTGTCACCCGGCGCTGGCGGCGGATGCGCAGGTGCCGCTGACCTTGCGCGAAGTCTGCGACCTGACCACCGAGGAAATCGCCCGCGCCTTTCTCGCCGCGCCAGCGGCGATTGCCCAGCGCATCGTGCGGGCGAAAGCCAAGATCCGCGACGCGAAAATCCCTTATCAAGTACCGAGCCTGAGCGAATTGCCCGAACGCCTCGACAGCGTGTTGCGGGTGATTTATCTGGTGTTCAACGAAGGCTATTCGGCGTCGGGCGGGGCCGAGGTGACCCGTGAGGATTTGACGCGTGAGGCGATCAGATTGGGGCGGTTGTTGATGGAGTTGCTGCCGGAGCCGGAAGTGATGGGGCTGTTGGCGATGATGCTGCTGCATGAATCGCGACGGTTGGCGCGCACTTCGCCGAGTGGTGAACTGGTGCTGCTGGATGATCAGGATCGCTCACGCTGGGATGCCGGATTGATTGCTGAAGGTTGCGCGCTGGTCGAGCGTGCGCTGACTACGCGGCGGTTTGGACCGTACTGTTTGCAGGCAGCGATTGCGGCGGTGCATGCCGAGGCGCCGTCAGCGGCAGAAACCGATTGGGAGCAGATCGTTGGCTTGTATGACGTGCTGTTGCGCGCGGTGCCTTCGCCGGTGATCGAGTTGAACCGGGCGGTGGCGGTGGCCAAGCGTGATGGGGCGCTGAACGGATTGAATTTGATTGAAGGGATTTTGGCGCGCGGCGAGTTACAGGATTACCACTTGGCGCATTCGGCGCGGGCGGAGTTTTGTCGGCAGTTAGGACGGGTGGAGGAGGCGAGGGCGGCGTATTTGCGCGCGCTGGAGCTGACCCGACAAGAGCCGGAGCGGCGGTTTATTGAAGGGCGGCTCATGGCGCTGGAATTGCCCTCACCCTAG
- a CDS encoding LysR family transcriptional regulator, translating to MNKLELLRTFVRVSELSSFTLAGENLGLPRSTVSEHVQALEALLGTRLLQRTTRKVQATQDGLVLYERSKDLLSHMDEIEGLFRQDEASLTGRIRVDMPNILARRLVMPSLPTFMDRHPNLELEISTTDRRVDLLSEGFDCVVRIGAQPDQSVVARHLGDFPMVNCASPAYLARYGVPQTLEDLAQHRLVHYVGVLGSRSEGFVYEEGGQVKRLPMAGSVTVNSTDAYESACLGGFGLTQVPRTGMQPHLDNGELVTVLPQFTAPAMGISLLYARQRHLPLRVRVFMDWLGDLIRSAL from the coding sequence ATGAACAAACTGGAACTGCTGCGCACCTTCGTGCGGGTCAGCGAATTGTCGAGTTTCACCCTCGCAGGCGAGAACCTCGGGCTGCCGCGTTCAACGGTGTCGGAGCATGTACAGGCACTCGAAGCCCTGCTCGGCACGCGCCTGTTGCAACGCACCACACGCAAAGTGCAGGCGACTCAGGACGGTCTGGTGTTGTACGAACGCAGCAAGGATCTGCTCTCGCACATGGACGAGATCGAAGGCCTGTTTCGCCAGGACGAAGCGTCGCTGACCGGACGTATTCGGGTCGACATGCCAAACATTCTCGCGCGACGTCTGGTCATGCCGAGCCTGCCAACCTTCATGGATCGCCACCCGAATCTGGAGCTGGAAATCAGCACCACCGACCGCCGCGTCGATCTGCTCAGCGAGGGTTTCGATTGCGTCGTGCGCATCGGCGCGCAGCCTGATCAATCGGTGGTGGCGCGGCACCTCGGTGACTTCCCCATGGTCAATTGCGCCAGCCCCGCCTACCTCGCGCGCTACGGCGTGCCGCAGACGCTGGAGGATCTCGCGCAGCATCGCCTGGTGCATTACGTCGGCGTGCTCGGTTCGCGTTCGGAAGGGTTTGTGTACGAGGAGGGCGGTCAGGTTAAACGCCTGCCGATGGCCGGCAGTGTGACGGTCAACAGCACTGATGCTTATGAGTCGGCATGCCTGGGCGGTTTCGGTCTGACGCAGGTGCCGCGCACCGGCATGCAGCCGCATCTGGACAACGGCGAACTGGTCACCGTGCTGCCGCAATTCACCGCGCCGGCGATGGGTATTTCATTGCTGTATGCGCGGCAGCGGCATTTGCCGCTTCGGGTCAGGGTGTTCATGGATTGGCTCGGCGATCTGATTCGCTCCGCGCTCTAA
- a CDS encoding LysR family transcriptional regulator yields the protein MISQEVLLAFVQAATQGSFSAAARKLGRSQSTISAAVASLEIDLDLVLFDRSSRKPTLTPAGHLMLQRAEAILAANSQLEMTARQLSQGVEPKLTVAISDTYQSARFEAALVGFEQRYPDLELECLIAECDDLIELVQRGRAHLAFAEMQDTYPPDLVTSTVAERTDIALFVSPDHPLTMLENVDQAILEQHRELRLATIVNPYDSRAKGRVWSAPSYLMLMEMAEMGFGWAPLPRWLVGRFGNGTLVELKVRGWPKPVFVDALWSRLYPPGPAGSWLLSKMLE from the coding sequence ATGATCTCTCAGGAAGTGCTGTTGGCGTTTGTCCAGGCGGCCACGCAAGGTTCGTTTTCGGCGGCGGCGCGCAAACTCGGGCGCAGTCAGTCGACGATCAGTGCGGCAGTGGCCAGCCTTGAGATCGATCTGGACCTGGTGTTGTTCGATCGCAGCAGCCGCAAACCGACGCTGACCCCGGCCGGCCACCTGATGTTGCAGCGAGCCGAGGCGATTCTCGCGGCCAACAGTCAGTTGGAGATGACGGCGCGGCAGTTGTCCCAAGGCGTCGAGCCGAAGCTGACCGTGGCGATTTCCGATACTTACCAGTCGGCGCGTTTCGAAGCAGCGTTGGTCGGGTTTGAGCAGCGTTATCCGGATCTGGAACTGGAATGCTTGATTGCCGAGTGCGATGACTTGATCGAACTGGTCCAGCGCGGTCGGGCGCATCTGGCCTTTGCCGAAATGCAGGACACATATCCGCCGGATCTGGTGACCTCGACCGTCGCCGAACGCACCGATATCGCGCTGTTCGTCAGCCCTGACCACCCGCTGACGATGTTGGAAAATGTTGATCAAGCCATCCTGGAACAGCATCGCGAGCTGCGTCTGGCGACGATCGTCAATCCCTACGACAGTCGCGCGAAGGGCCGGGTTTGGTCGGCGCCGAGTTATCTGATGCTGATGGAAATGGCTGAAATGGGCTTCGGCTGGGCGCCGCTGCCGCGTTGGTTGGTGGGCCGTTTCGGTAATGGCACGCTCGTGGAATTAAAGGTGCGCGGCTGGCCGAAACCGGTGTTTGTCGATGCCTTGTGGTCGCGGCTGTATCCGCCGGGGCCGGCGGGGAGTTGGTTGTTGAGCAAGATGCTGGAATAG
- a CDS encoding GNAT family N-acetyltransferase has translation MNTVIRNVTAADLDRCYAIETVAYEGDEAATREKIATRIATWPEGFVVAEVDGVVAGFVNSGAAFDVQMSDEAFKELIGHDPKGPNVVIMSVVVHPDYQGQGLAKRLMGEFIERMRGMDKATIHLMCKEQHIPLYAGFGFAYIKPSESDHGGMAWHEMILTL, from the coding sequence ATGAACACCGTCATTCGCAACGTCACCGCCGCCGACCTGGACCGCTGCTACGCCATCGAAACCGTTGCCTATGAAGGCGACGAAGCGGCTACCCGCGAGAAGATCGCCACGCGCATCGCCACTTGGCCGGAAGGCTTCGTGGTGGCTGAAGTGGATGGCGTCGTCGCAGGCTTCGTCAATTCCGGCGCGGCGTTTGATGTGCAGATGTCGGACGAGGCGTTCAAGGAACTGATCGGCCACGACCCGAAGGGACCGAACGTGGTGATCATGTCGGTGGTGGTGCACCCGGATTATCAGGGGCAGGGGTTGGCCAAGCGTTTGATGGGCGAGTTCATCGAGCGTATGCGCGGGATGGATAAAGCGACGATTCATTTGATGTGCAAAGAACAGCACATCCCGTTGTATGCCGGGTTTGGGTTTGCCTACATTAAACCGTCGGAGTCTGACCACGGCGGCATGGCGTGGCACGAGATGATCCTCACTCTCTAA
- a CDS encoding multidrug/biocide efflux PACE transporter, with amino-acid sequence MTAHKSLSERIFQAIGFELLAILICTPLLAWIMQKPMLEMGAVTVLIALLALGWNVLFNRFFDRLLERLNVAHNAWVRVVHALLFEGGLIVMGVPLIAWWLSVSLWQAFLLDIGVLLFFLPYTYVYHWGYDVLRERFMTRRVCGG; translated from the coding sequence ATGACTGCCCACAAATCCCTCTCTGAACGTATTTTCCAGGCCATTGGTTTCGAACTGCTGGCCATCCTGATCTGCACGCCGTTGCTGGCGTGGATCATGCAAAAACCGATGCTTGAAATGGGCGCGGTGACTGTGTTGATCGCCCTGTTGGCGCTAGGTTGGAACGTGCTGTTCAACCGCTTTTTCGATCGTCTGCTGGAACGGCTGAACGTGGCGCACAACGCCTGGGTGCGTGTGGTGCATGCGCTGCTGTTCGAAGGGGGCTTGATCGTGATGGGCGTGCCGCTGATTGCCTGGTGGCTGTCGGTCAGCCTGTGGCAGGCGTTTTTGCTCGACATCGGCGTATTGCTGTTCTTTCTGCCGTACACCTATGTGTATCACTGGGGTTACGACGTACTGCGCGAACGCTTCATGACCCGCCGCGTCTGTGGGGGTTAA
- a CDS encoding nuclear transport factor 2 family protein: protein MSAASEIQTLINTYREAVMAKDVEKVMALYADDIVSFDAIKALQFKGKPAYRAHWVACMEMCPGPHIFEFHEIAIESADNIAFAHWVANCGGTNDKGETQSCWMRVTACYRQIGGAWKIAHEHWSAPFDPMSGATLFDVTP, encoded by the coding sequence ATGAGCGCAGCCAGTGAAATCCAGACCCTGATCAACACCTACCGCGAAGCCGTGATGGCCAAGGACGTGGAGAAAGTCATGGCGCTGTATGCCGACGACATCGTCTCCTTCGACGCGATCAAGGCCCTGCAATTCAAGGGCAAGCCCGCCTACCGCGCGCACTGGGTGGCGTGCATGGAAATGTGCCCCGGCCCGCACATTTTCGAGTTCCACGAAATCGCCATCGAAAGCGCCGACAACATCGCCTTCGCCCACTGGGTGGCCAACTGCGGCGGCACCAACGACAAGGGCGAAACCCAGAGCTGCTGGATGCGCGTCACCGCCTGCTATCGGCAGATTGGCGGAGCATGGAAAATCGCCCACGAACACTGGTCGGCGCCGTTCGATCCGATGAGCGGCGCGACGCTGTTCGATGTGACCCCCTGA